One part of the Acetoanaerobium sticklandii genome encodes these proteins:
- the murD gene encoding UDP-N-acetylmuramoyl-L-alanine--D-glutamate ligase, producing the protein MKNNIIIVGLGKTGFCVLDYFINQDVNIQVFDSKTDYDSDKIVKLSSNRNVIFNLGKNPTGDEEADMVVMSPGISLDLEFVKKFISRNIEVTGEIELSYRYGKGRFVGITGTNGKTTTTTLVGDIFKAYKSDTKVVGNIGYPALEQAVVSDADTFLITELSSFQLESIKTFRPCISAILNITEDHLNRHKTMSEYMKAKFRIFENQSSDEFLVLNYDDELLRLSQSEIKPKIIYFSRREILKEGIFVENEQIVACIGNTKEYIMDVKDILLLGQHNLENVLAAVSIAVLAGIDKSIIKQEVMNFRGVEHRLELVRTYNDVNYINDSKATNPDSSIKALEAMNTPVILIAGGMDKQSDYSSFIDSCIPKVKHLILLGETKDVIEKTAISKGLGNITKVEDMKQAVDVAFLKAKEGDTVLLSPACASWDMYESFEHRGKDFKNCVLSL; encoded by the coding sequence ATAATTGTGGGACTTGGAAAAACGGGCTTTTGTGTTTTAGACTATTTTATTAATCAAGATGTAAATATTCAAGTTTTTGATTCTAAAACAGATTATGATTCTGATAAAATAGTTAAACTTTCTTCAAATAGAAATGTAATTTTTAACTTAGGAAAGAATCCTACTGGAGATGAAGAAGCTGATATGGTTGTCATGTCTCCTGGAATTTCGCTTGACCTAGAGTTTGTAAAAAAATTTATATCAAGAAATATTGAAGTGACAGGTGAAATTGAGCTTTCATATAGATATGGAAAGGGCAGATTTGTTGGAATTACAGGGACTAATGGTAAGACCACAACGACTACTTTGGTTGGGGATATATTTAAGGCATATAAATCAGATACGAAGGTAGTTGGAAATATTGGATATCCAGCACTTGAGCAGGCAGTTGTATCAGACGCTGATACTTTTTTAATTACAGAGCTTTCTAGCTTTCAGCTTGAGTCAATTAAGACATTTAGACCATGTATTTCAGCTATTCTAAACATTACTGAGGATCATCTAAATAGGCATAAGACTATGAGCGAGTATATGAAAGCTAAATTTAGGATTTTTGAAAATCAATCATCTGATGAATTTCTCGTTTTAAATTATGATGATGAACTGCTTAGACTAAGTCAATCTGAAATTAAACCTAAAATAATTTATTTCAGCAGAAGGGAAATTCTAAAAGAAGGAATTTTTGTTGAAAATGAGCAAATAGTTGCTTGTATTGGCAATACTAAAGAGTATATTATGGATGTGAAAGATATTTTACTTCTTGGTCAACATAATTTGGAAAATGTTCTAGCTGCTGTATCGATAGCGGTACTAGCAGGGATAGATAAATCTATCATAAAACAGGAAGTAATGAATTTTAGAGGCGTAGAGCATAGATTAGAGCTTGTTAGAACTTACAACGATGTAAATTACATAAACGATTCAAAAGCCACAAATCCAGATTCATCAATTAAGGCTTTAGAAGCTATGAATACACCTGTTATTTTAATAGCTGGAGGAATGGACAAGCAAAGTGATTACTCAAGCTTTATTGATTCATGCATTCCAAAAGTCAAGCACCTTATTTTGCTAGGAGAAACAAAGGATGTTATAGAAAAAACTGCAATTTCAAAAGGCTTAGGAAACATTACTAAAGTAGAGGATATGAAACAAGCAGTAGATGTGGCTTTTTTAAAGGCTAAAGAAGGAGATACTGTACTGCTTTCCCCGGCATGTGCTAGCTGGGACATGTATGAAAGCTTTGAGCATAGAGGAAAAGATTTTAAAAACTGTGTACTTAGCTTATAG